From one Thalassobaculum sp. OXR-137 genomic stretch:
- a CDS encoding COX15/CtaA family protein — protein sequence MSDTTYMPSSGTGSSKAGRARPAVAAWLFTSAFMVAAMIVIGGITRLTESGLSMVEWRPLVGWIPPLGDAEWQRVFEMYKATPEYKAVNFWMTIDDFKTIFFWEYVHRVWGRLIGLVFALPFLFFLLTGRIERSLAPRLVLLFVLGGIQGAIGWWMVTSGLVDEARVSPYRLSVHLSMAFLILGLLLWTALGLVQKPSGGTRSQRIGAGHVLAAVSITVVLGAFVAGTDAGYAYNTFPLMDGRFVPAEYWDADLGWRSLIEHVPAVQFHHRWVAVLTALLTVVFVLRNRPRTEDTAQLALTLLGGMVLVQVGLGISALLAVVPVWLGALHQAGAVVLFSLAVWTRFALRTP from the coding sequence ATGAGCGACACGACGTACATGCCGTCCTCGGGGACGGGTTCGAGCAAGGCCGGACGCGCCCGTCCTGCGGTGGCGGCCTGGCTGTTCACCTCCGCCTTCATGGTGGCGGCGATGATTGTGATCGGCGGCATCACCCGGCTCACCGAGAGCGGCCTCTCCATGGTCGAGTGGCGTCCGCTGGTTGGCTGGATCCCGCCCTTGGGCGATGCCGAATGGCAGCGCGTGTTCGAGATGTACAAGGCGACGCCGGAATACAAGGCGGTCAACTTCTGGATGACGATCGATGACTTCAAGACGATCTTCTTCTGGGAGTACGTCCACCGGGTCTGGGGACGGCTGATCGGTCTCGTCTTCGCTCTTCCGTTCCTGTTCTTCCTGCTGACCGGCAGGATCGAGCGGTCGCTGGCGCCGCGGCTGGTGCTGCTGTTCGTGCTGGGCGGCATCCAGGGCGCCATCGGCTGGTGGATGGTGACGTCGGGTCTAGTGGACGAGGCGCGGGTCAGCCCCTACCGCCTGTCCGTCCATCTCTCCATGGCCTTCCTGATCCTCGGCCTGCTGCTCTGGACCGCGCTGGGTCTCGTCCAGAAGCCCTCGGGCGGTACCCGCAGCCAGCGGATCGGCGCCGGGCATGTGCTGGCCGCGGTGTCCATCACCGTGGTGCTGGGCGCCTTCGTCGCCGGGACGGATGCGGGCTATGCCTACAACACCTTTCCGCTGATGGACGGCCGCTTCGTGCCGGCGGAGTACTGGGACGCGGATCTGGGCTGGCGGTCGCTGATCGAGCATGTGCCTGCGGTGCAGTTCCACCACCGCTGGGTGGCGGTGCTTACGGCGCTCTTGACCGTGGTCTTCGTGCTGCGCAACCGGCCGCGCACCGAGGACACGGCGCAGCTTGCCCTGACCCTGCTAGGTGGGATGGTGCTGGTGCAGGTCGGGCTTGGCATCTCGGCCCTGCTGGCGGTTGTCCCGGTCTGGCTTGGCGCCCTGCATCAGGCCGGAGCCGTGGTGCTGTTCAGCCTCGCGGTGTGGACGCGCTTCGCCTTGCGCACGCCCTGA